The DNA segment TTGGCGGCGCGTGAACTTGTCCAACCTGCGCCAGGTTTCCGGGCGGTGCCGCGTCGAGGATTGCCCGGTGTACGACGACACCGTCCGCGAAGGAAGGCTCATTCACACCCGGATATTCGAGTTCCGTGGCGGCATCACCGAAGACGCCGCTTTCGGCCCACAGACATAAAGGAGAAATCGCCCATGATTGAAGTGAAGAACCTGCTGTTCCAGCCGCTCACGCTGCACACGCGGAGCGGGCGCGGACTGCACCTGGGACCGCGTGAAAGGCTACGCCTTCCCGACGACGAGGTGTCGCCGGAGATGGAAGCGTCCGCCCGGCGCGGCGTCGTGAACCTGACTCCCGTAGACGAGAACGCCGCCAACGAACCGCTGCCCTCCCCCGGCGTCCTAGCCGACCCGGAAACGGAAACGACTGTCCGTGACCGGCTTGGCTTCGGCGTTGGGCAAATCCCGCTGCCGCAGGACAACGCGCGGATCGCGCGCAGGAAAAGGAGCTGACCCATGCCCACCTATCTTTCCCCCGGTGTGAACATCCGCGAAACGGATTTCAGCTACTACGTCAAGCAACTGTCCACCTCCGCGTGCGGCATGAGCGGCGTCACTGAGCGTGGGCCCATCAACAAGCCGACGCTCGTGACCAGTTGGGAACAGTTCGTCCGGCGCTTCGGCGGATACACCCAATCGAGCCTTCTGGCCTATGCCGCGCGCGCCTTCTTCGACAACGGCGGCGCGCAACTCTGGGTAAACCGCATCGCCCACTACACCGACCCGCTGGACAAGACCACGCTCGCCGCGTTGTGCAGCGCCGTCACGCTCAAGAACAGAAACGCCGTCAAGGCGACGCTCGCAACCGGCACGTCCGGCACGAACCGGATCCTCTGGCAGGCCGTGGCTGCAGGCGTGGTGGGCAACGGTATCACCGTCGCCCTCGTCGCATCCGGCAACGACACGCCCTTGTCCGTCGATGTAGCGGGGCCGGCCGTCACGGTCAACCTCGCAACCGATGGCGACGGCGTAGCCACGTCGACGGTCGCTCAGGTCGTTTTCGCTGTCACGGCGAAAGCCGAAGCCGCCGCGCTGGTTACGGTCGCCGGGACGGATACAGGCGTCGTGGCTGTAGTTGCCGTAACGCACTTGGCGGGCGGGTTAGAGCCGCAGGACGCGTTGACGGTCAGGGCAGTGGACGAAGGCGTCTGGGGCGACCGCATTGCTGTCCAATTGGAGAACGGTTCGCGTTCCCCGGACACGGAGTTCAACCTGATCGTCCGGCACAAGAACGAGATCGTCGAGGTCTTCAAGGACCTGTCCATGTCGCCGACGGCGGCGAACTACGTTGAGCTTGTCGTGAACGGCGACTCGGAATACATCGCCGTCGAAGACAAGACCACGGGGACCGTCACGGCGCAACACCGGCCCGCTGTGGGTCAGTTCACGCTGTCGGGCGGCGACGACGGTCTCACCGGCATTGCCGACGAGGACTACATCGGCGACCATTCGCAGCACACGGGTTTCAGTGCCTTCGAAGACGTGTTCGACCTGAACCTGCTTTGCATCCCCGGCGTCACCACGGGCGCGGTCCTGAACGCAGCCCTCACGTATGCGGAATTGCGCAAAGACGTGTTCTGCATTCTGGACACACCGATGGGCCTGACGCCGCAGGAAACGCTGGATTTCAGGCGCGGCCAGGGCGGATATGCCCACGAGGCGTTCAACTCGTCCTACGGCGCGTTGTACTGGCCGTGGCTGCGTATCGAAGATCCGGTCAGCGGCCATGAGAAGCTCGTGCCGCCGTCGGGCGCGGTTGCGGGCTGCTACGCCCGGAACGACCAGAAAGCCTACGTATGGTCGGCGCCCGCGGGTATCGACCGGGGCCGTGTCTTCAACGTCCAGGGTGTGGCCTACCTCACCCAGCGCGCGGACCGCGACGTGCTCTATCCCGAAGGAATCAATGTCATTGCGGTGTTTCCGGACTCCGGCGTGAACGTCTGGGGGCAGAAAACGCTGCTCCAACAGCCGTCCGCAGCGGACCGAGTCAATGTCCGGCGCCTCATGATCTATATGGAGCGCGCCGTCGGGGACTCTTCCCGTTTCGTGACCTTCGAGCCGAACCATCCCCGCACGTGGCGGGCGTTGCTCCGGCTCATCAACCCGTTCCTGCAGGACGTCAAGAGCAACGGCGGCGTCTATGACTACCGCGTCCAATGCGATGCGGAGACCAATCCGCCCGCCGTGCAGGACCGAAACGAAATCGTTGCCCGTGTGTTCGTGAAGCCCACGAAGACCGCCGAATTCGTGGAACTCAACTTCGTGATGACGGACACGGGCA comes from the Candidatus Hydrogenedentota bacterium genome and includes:
- a CDS encoding phage tail sheath subtilisin-like domain-containing protein; amino-acid sequence: MLWQAVAAGVVGNGITVALVASGNDTPLSVDVAGPAVTVNLATDGDGVATSTVAQVVFAVTAKAEAAALVTVAGTDTGVVAVVAVTHLAGGLEPQDALTVRAVDEGVWGDRIAVQLENGSRSPDTEFNLIVRHKNEIVEVFKDLSMSPTAANYVELVVNGDSEYIAVEDKTTGTVTAQHRPAVGQFTLSGGDDGLTGIADEDYIGDHSQHTGFSAFEDVFDLNLLCIPGVTTGAVLNAALTYAELRKDVFCILDTPMGLTPQETLDFRRGQGGYAHEAFNSSYGALYWPWLRIEDPVSGHEKLVPPSGAVAGCYARNDQKAYVWSAPAGIDRGRVFNVQGVAYLTQRADRDVLYPEGINVIAVFPDSGVNVWGQKTLLQQPSAADRVNVRRLMIYMERAVGDSSRFVTFEPNHPRTWRALLRLINPFLQDVKSNGGVYDYRVQCDAETNPPAVQDRNEIVARVFVKPTKTAEFVELNFVMTDTGSDFKEIFNA